From a single Candidatus Tiamatella incendiivivens genomic region:
- a CDS encoding ribbon-helix-helix domain-containing protein, which translates to MPEKDPGKTKYTTVSIPVTLYNRLKRIIEGTGFANVSQFVTYILREIVVEYEKARETEEPLSEEEKDQIIDRLKKLGYL; encoded by the coding sequence TTGCCGGAGAAAGACCCGGGGAAAACGAAGTACACGACAGTATCTATACCAGTAACCCTGTACAATAGGCTCAAGAGAATCATAGAGGGAACAGGGTTCGCGAATGTATCCCAGTTCGTAACATACATCCTACGGGAAATAGTGGTGGAATATGAGAAGGCGAGGGAAACGGAGGAACCGCTAAGCGAAGAAGAGAAAGACCAGATAATCGATAGGCTCAAGAAACTAGGCTACCTCTAA
- a CDS encoding ABC transporter ATP-binding protein has translation MEYDIVVEDLHKYYGSFHALKGASFKVPRGSVFGLLGPNGAGKSTTIKIIVGLLKPSSGKALVRGQTAGSISAKKLIGYAPERFSIAASWRLLDFLVYIGRLYGLSSREALEQALSLLEWVGLNGFEHERFGNLSAGMKRRLGLAQTLIGDPSILVLDEPTEHLDAIGRLELLNKIRELAEKGRTVFLSTHVLAEAERVVDYYAIIHKGRIVFEGSREDAESKRLARIVVDRPKRFTEALDRAGFRYSVYGNQVIVDTGGDEKRVLGLILESDVKLLKYEAGSGITDTFMRVIEGGEE, from the coding sequence GTGGAGTACGACATAGTGGTGGAGGATCTCCACAAGTACTACGGGAGCTTCCACGCTTTGAAGGGGGCGTCATTCAAGGTTCCTAGGGGTAGTGTTTTCGGGTTACTCGGCCCGAATGGAGCGGGGAAATCTACTACGATCAAGATAATTGTGGGCCTCCTGAAGCCGAGTAGTGGGAAGGCTCTAGTAAGAGGTCAAACCGCTGGTAGCATTAGTGCTAAGAAGCTGATCGGCTATGCACCGGAGCGGTTCTCTATAGCCGCTAGCTGGAGGCTACTTGACTTCTTGGTTTACATTGGCAGGCTGTATGGGTTGTCTAGTAGGGAGGCATTGGAGCAGGCCTTGAGCCTTCTAGAATGGGTTGGGTTGAACGGCTTTGAGCACGAGAGGTTCGGTAACCTGTCGGCCGGTATGAAGAGACGATTGGGATTGGCCCAGACATTGATAGGTGATCCCAGTATACTTGTGCTTGACGAGCCTACTGAGCATCTTGACGCTATAGGTAGGCTGGAGCTCCTGAATAAGATAAGGGAGCTGGCTGAGAAGGGTAGAACGGTTTTCCTCTCCACGCACGTTTTAGCTGAGGCTGAGAGGGTTGTTGATTATTATGCGATCATTCATAAGGGTAGAATTGTTTTCGAAGGGTCTAGGGAGGATGCAGAGTCCAAGCGTCTCGCCCGGATCGTTGTCGATAGGCCTAAGCGTTTTACAGAGGCTTTGGATAGGGCCGGGTTTAGGTATAGTGTCTATGGTAATCAGGTGATCGTTGATACTGGTGGGGATGAGAAGAGGGTTCTAGGGTTGATTTTGGAGAGTGATGTTAAATTGTTGAAGTATGAGGCTGGGTCGGGTATAACTGATACTTTTATGAGGGTTATAGAAGGTGGGGAGGAGTGA
- the sat gene encoding sulfate adenylyltransferase — MVSKPHGGKLVNRVIRGRRRQALRDQANEFPSINIDKNTLSDIYNIAVGSYSPLEGFNTREELDFILDHMRLPDDTPWTIPITFDVDPAILGELREGDDVILRYNGKPVALLRIEEMYSWDKRRYAEKVYGTLDPDHPGVVKTMKRKEKLLGGRIDLIGDIERPFPSLMLEPIETRILFRERGWRNIVAFQTRNVPHRGHEYVQKAALTFTDGLLIHPLVGWKKPGDYKDEVIVNAYKALIQHYYPKDAVVLSVLWMEMRYAGPREAIHHAIVRKNYGCTHFIVGRDHAGVGDYYGPYEAWDLFKEFPDLGITPLFIRESFYCRKCGGMVNEKICPHPDEYRVRISGTKLRRMILSGERPPETMMRPEVAEVVLSYDNPFVE; from the coding sequence ATGGTATCAAAACCCCACGGCGGAAAACTAGTTAACAGAGTCATACGAGGCCGTAGGAGACAAGCACTCCGAGACCAGGCAAATGAGTTCCCGTCAATCAATATTGATAAGAATACTCTATCGGATATATACAACATAGCTGTAGGCTCTTACTCCCCCCTCGAGGGATTCAACACTAGGGAGGAGCTTGACTTCATACTAGACCACATGAGGCTACCAGACGACACTCCCTGGACGATACCAATAACATTCGACGTAGACCCGGCGATCCTGGGAGAGCTACGGGAGGGCGATGACGTTATACTAAGATACAACGGCAAACCTGTTGCCCTACTTAGGATAGAAGAGATGTATAGCTGGGATAAGAGGAGGTATGCTGAGAAGGTATACGGTACATTAGATCCTGATCATCCCGGTGTAGTGAAAACCATGAAAAGAAAAGAAAAGCTCCTGGGAGGTAGGATTGATCTAATAGGGGATATAGAGAGGCCATTCCCGAGTCTGATGCTAGAGCCTATTGAGACGAGGATACTCTTCCGCGAGAGGGGATGGCGTAACATAGTAGCCTTCCAGACGAGGAACGTGCCCCACAGGGGGCATGAGTACGTTCAGAAGGCGGCCCTAACATTCACTGACGGCCTGCTCATACACCCCTTAGTGGGGTGGAAGAAACCGGGGGACTATAAGGACGAAGTTATAGTGAACGCCTATAAAGCATTGATACAGCACTACTACCCTAAGGATGCAGTAGTATTATCCGTCTTGTGGATGGAGATGCGTTACGCCGGGCCAAGGGAGGCTATCCACCATGCTATTGTGAGGAAGAACTATGGTTGCACCCACTTCATTGTGGGTAGGGATCATGCTGGGGTTGGCGATTATTATGGGCCTTATGAGGCGTGGGATCTCTTCAAGGAGTTTCCGGATCTAGGTATTACACCATTATTCATAAGGGAATCGTTTTATTGTAGAAAGTGTGGTGGGATGGTGAATGAGAAGATATGCCCTCATCCTGACGAGTATAGGGTAAGGATTAGCGGTACCAAGCTGAGGCGGATGATCCTGAGTGGGGAGAGGCCTCCTGAGACTATGATGAGGCCTGAGGTGGCGGAAGTCGTTTTAAGCTACGATAACCCATTTGTAGAGTGA
- a CDS encoding ABC transporter permease: MRLGDNSFGRLARLLSMDTRILAGSGGFIAFILFIMLPSIIALYVAGLFWMPQSHQAVITLQYIHPGTSIYETFHNEYIGTVKSLTDMVTGFWAGFPMLVIASLVASSFISGERGNGTFNLLATKPIRRYELVLSKVIGFSLLSLVALAVVQTINVLVVAASFYNGLGAGKVWDALTDSSRYIGYYTLVSWLYLISILGLTLLISTQTKKVYIVVLGVVGYYIGLAITSQIITGLIGGSIAQEISTILLNADFSYHANIVLHQWVYGTLENIPYKGITPSYPTSLTALTIIPILLIVTTLVIMERKDLD; the protein is encoded by the coding sequence GTGAGGCTCGGGGACAATAGTTTCGGTAGGCTGGCCAGACTCCTATCCATGGACACCCGTATACTAGCTGGATCCGGGGGCTTCATAGCATTCATCCTATTCATAATGCTCCCCAGCATCATAGCATTGTATGTTGCAGGCCTGTTCTGGATGCCCCAGTCCCATCAGGCTGTAATAACACTACAATACATTCACCCAGGAACGAGTATCTATGAAACATTCCATAACGAATATATCGGTACGGTAAAGTCGCTCACAGACATGGTGACAGGCTTCTGGGCTGGGTTCCCCATGCTAGTGATAGCAAGCCTAGTAGCATCAAGCTTCATTTCGGGTGAACGTGGTAACGGGACATTCAACCTGCTCGCAACTAAGCCCATTAGGAGGTACGAGCTTGTGCTGTCGAAGGTGATAGGGTTCTCACTACTCTCCTTGGTTGCTTTGGCTGTTGTGCAGACTATTAACGTGTTGGTAGTGGCGGCAAGCTTCTACAATGGACTAGGGGCGGGGAAGGTGTGGGATGCGCTCACAGATTCATCCAGGTACATCGGTTACTACACACTAGTCTCATGGCTCTATCTAATCTCTATACTCGGTTTGACACTGTTGATCTCGACTCAGACTAAGAAGGTTTACATAGTTGTCCTCGGAGTCGTGGGCTACTACATAGGCTTAGCGATAACGAGTCAGATAATAACGGGCCTGATAGGAGGGAGCATAGCACAGGAGATAAGCACGATACTGTTGAACGCTGACTTCTCCTACCACGCAAACATAGTACTACACCAATGGGTCTACGGAACACTAGAGAACATACCATACAAGGGGATAACACCCTCGTACCCAACCAGCCTAACGGCATTAACAATCATACCTATACTATTGATAGTTACGACGCTGGTTATCATGGAGAGGAAAGACCTAGACTAG
- a CDS encoding sulfatase-like hydrolase/transferase, with protein MEKNSPKNVFLIILDALRFDYSAILMEKLRKYGFTEYNNAISSSPWTTPSHASMITGVYPLVHGAHESKDRKYYKVRLTRNLPTLQQKLKMYGYRTYLLSENPFISPIFGFRGFDEYHNTLRGFDIDLLSIYERQYLRDLRDKLKTRSRRKILIRLLKNRKISLIYRSILTKMITKTRINRIINRKWPLDKGGEKTVNTIKGILKKEPKSKKFFFINFMETHEPYFIDRKEHLEQFINSLIGDPLDENYLIKWKQGYERSVSYISDLLDKLLGYMYDEKELDNSLIIITSDHGQLLGEHGKIAHGVFLCDELLRVPFLIKYPDYIEEPNITPQHYKYLSNTSLKKFVVSHARGSPLLINDLYEDHVYSETFGVHLNYKDIVNLRDLNKIIKWETYRIAIYYKGMKAIYNISTWNFDKLLTYNKNSIDQRDLKFLKKLVITHLSKAKLIK; from the coding sequence ATGGAAAAGAATTCCCCTAAGAATGTTTTTTTGATAATATTGGATGCTCTCCGATTCGATTACTCTGCTATTTTGATGGAGAAATTAAGAAAATACGGGTTCACTGAGTATAATAATGCTATATCGTCGTCTCCGTGGACTACGCCTAGTCATGCGTCTATGATAACTGGGGTTTATCCATTAGTTCATGGTGCTCATGAATCGAAGGATAGAAAGTACTATAAGGTGAGGCTTACGAGAAATCTTCCTACTCTTCAACAGAAGCTGAAGATGTATGGTTATAGGACTTATCTGCTATCTGAAAACCCATTCATTTCCCCGATATTTGGGTTTAGGGGTTTTGACGAATACCATAACACGTTACGAGGATTCGACATTGACCTTTTATCAATATACGAGCGTCAGTACCTCAGGGATCTTAGGGATAAATTGAAAACCAGAAGCAGACGGAAGATCCTAATACGCCTCCTTAAAAATAGGAAAATATCTCTAATCTATAGAAGCATCCTTACCAAAATGATAACTAAAACTAGGATTAACAGAATCATAAATAGAAAATGGCCTCTTGATAAAGGAGGTGAAAAGACTGTAAATACTATAAAAGGGATCCTCAAAAAAGAGCCTAAATCAAAGAAATTCTTCTTCATAAACTTCATGGAAACCCATGAACCATACTTTATAGATCGCAAAGAACACCTAGAACAATTCATAAATTCACTAATAGGAGATCCCCTCGATGAAAACTATCTTATAAAATGGAAACAGGGATACGAACGAAGCGTATCGTACATATCGGATCTACTAGACAAACTACTAGGCTATATGTATGACGAAAAAGAACTGGACAACTCCCTTATAATCATTACAAGTGATCATGGGCAACTACTAGGAGAACACGGTAAAATTGCACACGGAGTATTCTTATGCGACGAACTATTAAGAGTACCCTTTTTGATAAAGTACCCGGATTACATTGAGGAACCAAATATTACACCCCAACATTACAAATATCTTTCCAACACTAGCTTAAAGAAATTCGTCGTATCCCACGCTCGTGGTAGTCCTCTACTTATAAACGATTTATATGAAGATCACGTATATTCGGAAACATTTGGAGTCCATTTAAACTACAAAGACATAGTGAACCTTCGGGATCTAAATAAAATAATTAAATGGGAAACATATAGAATAGCAATATACTACAAAGGTATGAAGGCCATCTACAATATATCAACATGGAATTTTGACAAACTTTTAACATATAACAAGAACTCTATCGATCAAAGAGATTTAAAATTTTTAAAAAAGCTTGTAATCACTCATTTGTCAAAAGCTAAACTCATCAAGTGA
- a CDS encoding glycosyltransferase family 2 protein: protein MNKNRNVSIIIPSIRPHLFIRAVRSVIRQKYKEGVLEIIGVIDKEKVDIIERFIHNTEKSLESKYKMILVPASERVGPSIARNVGLKNASYELVAFLDDDDIWLRNKLSVQLKILDRYGVDVIITKCINKLDSIFYFYPKCFTEAFKIIDGKDIFLCSLGLTSTVLARKDAILGTGGFNPDLKRGEDVELWIRITENGYRIGFLNIPTMVRYLHEENVTKSSLDSNYLKFFINESIRNLSYGARFKKELLANNFYGIGKRLVYTDPVLSSKFLSLAFSLGSSNIRKKVILLRLVSKASGNKNVLQELYDIMFKLTASSLWRNNLEQV from the coding sequence TTGAATAAAAATAGAAATGTCAGTATTATAATTCCATCAATACGTCCTCACTTGTTCATTAGAGCGGTTAGAAGCGTTATTAGGCAAAAGTATAAGGAGGGTGTATTAGAGATCATTGGGGTTATTGACAAAGAAAAAGTTGACATTATTGAGAGGTTTATACATAATACCGAAAAGAGTTTAGAATCTAAATATAAAATGATACTAGTCCCTGCTAGTGAGAGGGTAGGCCCTTCTATTGCTAGAAATGTCGGCCTTAAGAACGCCTCTTATGAGCTGGTCGCTTTTCTCGATGATGATGATATATGGCTGAGGAACAAGCTTAGTGTTCAGTTGAAGATCTTGGATAGGTATGGAGTAGATGTTATAATAACCAAATGTATTAATAAACTAGACAGTATTTTTTATTTTTACCCCAAATGTTTCACAGAGGCATTTAAAATTATAGATGGGAAGGATATTTTTCTTTGCTCATTGGGTTTAACATCGACAGTATTGGCTCGTAAGGATGCAATATTAGGGACAGGAGGTTTTAACCCCGATTTGAAACGAGGAGAAGATGTTGAATTATGGATAAGAATTACAGAAAATGGCTATCGAATAGGGTTTCTTAATATTCCAACAATGGTTAGGTATTTGCATGAGGAAAATGTAACAAAGTCATCATTGGATAGCAATTATTTAAAATTCTTTATTAATGAAAGTATCAGGAACTTAAGTTATGGGGCTCGTTTCAAGAAGGAATTGCTTGCAAATAATTTCTATGGTATTGGAAAGAGGCTAGTATATACGGATCCTGTATTATCCTCGAAGTTTTTGAGCCTTGCATTTAGTTTAGGGTCTAGTAATATAAGAAAAAAGGTAATTTTACTACGTCTTGTTAGTAAGGCTAGTGGTAACAAAAATGTTTTACAAGAGTTATATGATATTATGTTCAAATTAACAGCAAGCTCCTTATGGAGAAATAATTTAGAACAGGTTTAA
- a CDS encoding ferritin, with product MDKRILELLNKQLNAELYSAYLYLSMAAYLDHKGLPGFAKWMRIQAKEEVEHAMKFYEYINDRGERVVLEAIEKPPTEWESITQLFEEGLKHEKSVTDSINKIFEAARELGDKPTEVFLHWFIDEQVEEEKTFSEILGMLKLTQEQPHALLMLDSRLAQRED from the coding sequence ATGGATAAACGCATACTCGAACTCCTGAACAAGCAGTTGAACGCTGAGCTATACTCGGCCTACCTCTACCTCTCAATGGCAGCCTACCTGGACCACAAAGGCCTACCCGGCTTCGCGAAGTGGATGAGGATCCAGGCGAAAGAGGAAGTAGAGCACGCGATGAAGTTCTACGAGTACATAAACGATCGCGGTGAAAGAGTAGTCCTTGAAGCAATAGAGAAACCCCCGACTGAGTGGGAGAGCATCACCCAGCTGTTTGAGGAGGGTTTGAAGCACGAGAAGTCCGTGACGGACAGCATAAACAAGATATTCGAAGCCGCCAGAGAACTAGGCGACAAGCCCACCGAGGTCTTCCTGCACTGGTTCATAGACGAGCAAGTAGAGGAGGAGAAAACGTTCAGCGAGATACTTGGAATGCTCAAACTAACCCAGGAACAGCCTCACGCACTACTAATGCTAGACTCAAGGCTAGCACAACGGGAAGACTAA
- a CDS encoding 2-hydroxyacid dehydrogenase, translating to MNCKHDVYSNRPIEEEIRSLLEGYSLHTPPNPQSGWDAWREARQSRVYINWFTPITREMLSDKGCIEVIIVRSSGVDHIDLEAADENGVCVSNQPEIITEAVAEFTIAGILGVLRRMVSMHQHYPKWSREGWPQHLAGFLLRGRRVGLLGAGRIGQSVALKLYALGAGGLLYYSRTAKPALDTLGARRVSLVELFEHSDILVNSLPLTKHTKHLVTVDLLLKLPRNAVYVNIGRGATETPDAIDTVAEKRPDLHFILDVHPEEPTRQDHPRMKYTGDPRFLLTPHVAGLTHESRIGSTVLAVLQARDYFRHNCVWNPVTRNCKQCSWGVTDIDKIIELTRKWAWKKGFSKQA from the coding sequence ATGAACTGTAAACACGACGTATACTCAAACAGGCCTATAGAAGAGGAGATCAGATCCCTACTAGAAGGCTATAGTCTCCACACACCGCCCAATCCTCAGTCAGGATGGGATGCGTGGAGAGAGGCGAGGCAAAGCAGGGTCTACATAAACTGGTTCACCCCGATAACAAGAGAAATGCTCTCTGATAAGGGGTGTATTGAAGTTATAATAGTGAGGAGCAGCGGTGTCGACCACATCGATCTAGAGGCCGCTGACGAGAACGGTGTATGCGTTTCCAACCAACCGGAGATAATCACTGAAGCCGTGGCAGAGTTCACTATAGCGGGAATACTAGGTGTTCTCCGCAGAATGGTTTCCATGCATCAGCACTACCCTAAGTGGAGTAGGGAGGGATGGCCACAGCACCTAGCCGGCTTCCTGCTTAGGGGCAGGCGTGTAGGGTTGCTTGGTGCTGGAAGAATAGGGCAGAGTGTTGCATTAAAACTGTATGCCCTTGGAGCCGGTGGATTATTGTATTATTCTCGTACAGCCAAGCCCGCACTAGATACACTAGGAGCCCGTAGAGTCTCACTGGTAGAGCTATTCGAACACTCCGATATTCTAGTGAACTCATTGCCCCTAACAAAACATACGAAGCACCTGGTAACAGTAGATCTCCTCCTGAAACTACCACGGAACGCCGTATACGTGAATATAGGCAGAGGAGCAACCGAAACGCCAGACGCAATAGACACGGTAGCCGAGAAAAGACCTGACCTACACTTCATACTAGACGTCCACCCAGAAGAACCCACACGCCAAGACCACCCGAGGATGAAGTACACCGGTGATCCAAGGTTCCTGTTAACACCACACGTAGCAGGATTAACACACGAGTCAAGAATAGGCTCCACAGTACTAGCAGTCCTCCAAGCAAGGGACTACTTTAGACACAACTGTGTATGGAACCCTGTAACTAGAAACTGTAAGCAATGTTCATGGGGGGTAACTGATATTGATAAAATCATTGAATTGACGAGGAAATGGGCTTGGAAGAAAGGTTTTTCTAAACAGGCTTAA
- a CDS encoding alkaline phosphatase family protein, whose product MLRRMFILGLDSAPPKTIYERYGVEIPNIAELVDESERYLMRTSHPPITIPAWMSMFTGKTPGELGIYGFRHRKPGDVGHSYIINYNYIKHRTLWDEVGSRGGRVGVFGVPPTYPPRPVKGFMISDFMTPSHESQYSFPPWLKKEVENRFGPLIFDIVYRSEDKKGVRRDLFNMTRQHLEVVKYLAGMKPWDLFVYVEIGIDRLHHAFWKYFDVSHPRYTEDPELSKAVPEFYKMIDEGVGELREKLPEDTIFVIVSDHGIKSMTGAFAVNEWLIQQGYLHLKEKPRKPGVDLTREMVDWDNTLAWGWGGYYSRIFVNLRGREPSGVVGREEYEDLLNQLARDISRIKGPENQQWINVALKPGDIYPEVNGDPPDLLAYFDNLNWRAAGTIGYESPYLSENDRGPDDAVHDWHGVFTVYDPEGTVSKGMKGEKPIEKIKERLIELILKD is encoded by the coding sequence ATGTTGAGGAGGATGTTTATACTCGGGTTGGATTCTGCTCCGCCTAAAACTATCTATGAGAGGTATGGTGTGGAGATTCCTAATATAGCTGAACTTGTCGATGAGTCTGAGAGGTATCTTATGAGGACAAGTCATCCGCCAATAACTATACCTGCGTGGATGAGCATGTTCACGGGGAAAACGCCGGGTGAGCTTGGGATATACGGGTTCCGCCACAGGAAGCCCGGTGACGTCGGCCACTCCTATATTATCAATTATAACTACATTAAGCATAGGACTCTCTGGGATGAAGTAGGCAGCCGTGGCGGTAGGGTCGGTGTTTTCGGTGTACCTCCAACATATCCTCCTAGACCTGTGAAGGGGTTTATGATTTCGGACTTTATGACTCCCAGCCACGAGTCTCAGTACTCCTTTCCTCCATGGTTGAAGAAGGAGGTTGAAAACAGGTTCGGCCCGTTGATCTTCGATATCGTTTATAGGAGTGAGGATAAGAAGGGTGTTCGGAGAGATTTATTCAACATGACTAGGCAACACCTCGAAGTTGTTAAGTACCTGGCGGGGATGAAGCCTTGGGATCTCTTCGTGTATGTGGAGATAGGGATAGATAGGTTACACCACGCGTTCTGGAAGTACTTCGACGTATCTCATCCCAGGTATACTGAGGATCCGGAGTTGAGTAAGGCTGTACCTGAGTTCTATAAGATGATAGATGAGGGTGTAGGTGAGCTTAGGGAGAAGCTGCCGGAGGACACGATCTTCGTTATTGTCTCGGACCACGGTATAAAGTCCATGACTGGGGCATTCGCGGTGAACGAGTGGCTAATACAGCAAGGCTACCTCCATTTGAAGGAGAAACCGAGGAAGCCTGGTGTAGATCTCACTAGGGAGATGGTTGACTGGGATAACACCCTTGCATGGGGGTGGGGAGGCTACTACTCCCGCATCTTCGTGAACCTGAGAGGCAGGGAGCCGAGTGGTGTTGTCGGTAGGGAAGAGTACGAGGATCTCTTGAACCAATTGGCAAGGGATATATCCCGTATAAAGGGACCAGAGAACCAGCAGTGGATTAATGTGGCACTGAAACCAGGGGACATATATCCGGAGGTAAACGGTGACCCGCCAGACCTACTGGCATATTTTGACAACCTAAACTGGAGGGCAGCCGGGACAATAGGATACGAATCTCCCTACCTGTCGGAGAACGATAGAGGCCCTGATGACGCGGTACACGACTGGCACGGAGTATTCACAGTATACGATCCTGAGGGGACAGTCTCGAAGGGGATGAAGGGAGAAAAACCGATAGAAAAAATAAAAGAGCGCCTGATAGAGTTAATTCTCAAAGATTAA
- a CDS encoding chromate resistance protein: MKWVTRSFPHVDRTASAWLIKRYIDPEAEFTFIDWPEQELKPEHGTPFDIKGVELGHHDNKCSFETIVEKYNIKDPIVEKIAQIVHAADIRGEMEKAPEAPGVKALFSGLRLITRDDYETLDYGMKIWDALYAHYKALELEEKHKQELEGLSKTMRLRRLKELLNKTAYTQYI; encoded by the coding sequence TTGAAATGGGTTACACGAAGCTTCCCACACGTAGATAGGACGGCCAGTGCATGGCTAATCAAACGCTACATAGACCCCGAGGCGGAGTTCACATTTATAGACTGGCCCGAGCAAGAACTAAAACCCGAGCACGGAACACCCTTCGACATAAAGGGAGTAGAACTAGGCCACCACGATAATAAGTGTAGCTTCGAAACCATAGTAGAGAAATACAACATCAAAGATCCTATTGTAGAGAAGATAGCCCAGATAGTCCATGCCGCAGACATAAGAGGCGAGATGGAGAAAGCCCCGGAGGCCCCCGGTGTAAAAGCGTTATTCAGTGGATTAAGGCTGATAACCAGAGATGACTACGAGACACTGGATTACGGTATGAAGATCTGGGATGCCCTATACGCCCACTACAAAGCACTAGAATTAGAAGAGAAACATAAACAGGAACTAGAGGGCCTCAGCAAGACAATGAGGCTCAGACGCCTTAAAGAATTGTTGAACAAGACTGCATATACCCAATACATATAA